The sequence ATAGACAGTTAAAATTACCGTCAAGTCTTTGCGAATTTCAACATAAAGGTCGAGCCGTTCCGCCGCTTCATTCTCGCGCGTGGTGACCACCAGGGTGTTGTCATTTTTCGGATGCACCACATATTTCAAACCGATTTTATCGAGATAGCCTTGAAGCTGTTTGATGTTTACCGCATCTTGCGCCTCAGCCGACGACGCAAAAAATAAAAATAGAAAAATAAATGTCAAATATCGTTTTTTCATAAAACCTCAAAACCAGTCTGGAGTCTGGAGTCTGGCGTCAGAAGAAGAGCGATGAAGGATGAAGTATGAACGCTGAACTTGGCGGATAGCAACTCTGTTCATCCTCCATCGCTCATATTTTCTTGCTTGGACTCCAGACTCCAGACACCCGACTCCAGACTGTTTGATTATAAAACCGAAAACACATCAAGCGCATATTTCACATTGCCGAAGGGCGCAGAGACCTGTACGCCTTGCACCAGGTCGCGCACTTCCGTAAGCGTTTCGCGGGCAATCGCCAAGCCTTCTTCGCGGGCAGCATCTTTGTCTGTCACTTTCGCCATGCGTTTTAAAATCGCTTCGGGCACCACGACGCCCGGCACTTCGTTTGCCAAAAATTCGGCATTGCGATAACTCACCAGCGGCCAGATGCCTGCAATCACCGGAATCCGGCAGTGCTCGATGCGTTTTAAGAAATTCTTGAGTTGTTCAACATCAAAGGTCGGTTGGGTGATGGCAAATTCCGCGCCCGCTTCGACCTTCCATTCAAACCGCCGCAGTTCATACTCCAAATCTACCGCGCAAGGGTTGACGCCGACGCCCATAAAAAAAGAGGTCGGACTGCCAATCGGGTTGCCGCCAATATCCAAACCGTGATTCAAACGATTGACCATATTCACCAGACCGATGGAATCAATATCAAACACGGCAGTGGCTTCCGGGTAAGGTCCCATCTTAGGCGGGTCGCCGGTGATGATTAACAGGTTTTTAAGTCCGAGTCCCGCTGCGCCGAGCAAATCGCTTGTCATACCGAGCAGGTTTCTATCGCGACAACAATAATGCACGACGGCTTCCATGCCGACGCGCTGTTCAATCAAAGTCGAAACCGCCAGCGCCCCCATGCGTGATTGGGCGCGCGGACCATCAGGGACATTGACGGCACTGACGCCCGCGTCTTTTAAAAGCTTAACGCTTTCCAGCATCTTCGACGGATCGCTGCCTTTGGGCGGCACGATTTCAACCGAAGTGACGAATTTACCTTGGCAAATGCTGCGGGCAAACTGTGATTTTTCGGCGCGCGGCGTGACCTTCACATCTGCGGGTTTATCATCGTGTGAAAGCACATGAACCGTCGTGCGACCGGGCGACATGGCGGCGACGGCGTTGGCAATTTCTTTGATATGTTTGGGCGTCGTGCCGCAACAACCGCCGATAAATTTCGCGCCCGATTGAATGAGTCGCTTGGCGTATTTCGCCATGTAATCGGGTGACGCCATGTACATCAAACGCCCTTCGTATTGACGGGGAAGTCCGCCGTTGGGTTGCGCAGACAATTTGCGGTCGGTGACTTCGCGCATCTTTTCCAGCGCGTCAAGCATGGCGTGGGGACCGACCGAACAATTCAAACCGATAACGTCCGCGCCCCATTCATCCAATCGTTGCGTGAAGAGTTCAGGCGACGTGCCGTAACTGGTGTTGCCATCGTTTTGAATGGTCATCTGCGCAACGATGGGCAAATCGCAAAGCGACCGCACGGCTTTGATGGCTTGTTGGATTTCGGCAATGTCGGAAAAGGTTTCGAGAATGAATAAATCGACGCCGCCTTCAAGCAGGGCGCTCGCCTGTTCGCGAAAGAGTTCCTGTGCCTCTTCGTTTGAAGTTGCTCCGTAAGGCTCGATGCGAATACCTAAAGGGCCAATCGCACCGGCAACAAAAGCCCGTTCGCCGGCGGCTTCGCGCGCCAGGCGCACACCCGCGAGATTGATGTCGCGGATTTTATCTTCGAGTCCGTAGTGTCGCAGCTTGACGCGGGTCGCGCCAAAAGTGTTGGTTTCGATAATATCTGCGCCCGCTTTAATGTATTCGCGGTGAATCCCTAAAATTAAATCGGGTTGCGCGACGTTCAATTCATCGTAGCATTTGTTGATGTATACGCCACGCGAATAAATCATGGTGCCCATTGCGCCATCAAAAACATAAACGCGGTCATCGGTAACGGCTTTGCGAAAATCTTTCATAAGGTTGAGAACTGAGTGCTGAGGACTGAGTTGTAGAAACGATGAAGGATGAACGCGGAACGATGAACTGGAAGATTTCTAATTTGACTTCATCTGTTCATCCTTCATCGTCCCTACAACTCAGTCCTCAGCACTCCTTACTTAAAAATTAAAAGCCTCGCGCTAAACGAACGCGAGGCTTAAAAACTCTCAGGCTGTTTAGCAGTTTTTTAAGTGGAGCAATTCGACCTTAAATCGCCACATTCGGTTATCAACGCTTCAAGCATACACGCCGCGTCAAAGTGAGTCAATTAACAATACCTTGGTCAATTCAATGCGAATTCAAACGCCTCCAGACATATTTTGCGCCGGTGTAGTAAAGAAAACCGGGCTTGCCGTCAAGCGTTTGTTGAATCACCTCGCCGCGCAACTGCGGAAAGCTTTTTATGCGCCGGGCAGTTTTAATCAAAGCTTTTGGGTCTTGAAGCATCATTTGATTGCCCACAGCATTTTTCAGCAGGTAAGTTTGAATCGCCTGAGGGCTGCGCCAGCCTTCTTGCCCGAATCCATGCAAAATCGCCAGCAAGCGGTCCGCAGGTTCGACGCGCACAGGGGCAGGGGCAGGCGGAAAAGGTTGAACGGGTTTTGTCGGGTCTGGCAGCGGGATGTTTTGCGGGTCTTCCAGAATCCAATTGGCAACCTCGCTACTCAGTTCTTGGTGTTTACCCGCAGCCGGTTTGACGATAACCGCGAGGTCTTGGGAATGGTCGCCGTTGAAATCGCCAACCAGGAATTGATGGGCTTCAATCATCACCGTGTCTTTATAGAGGCGGTTGACTGCCTGTTGTAATTCAGTCGGAGTAGGCGGTGGCAGTTTCAAAGTTAAATCAATCGGCTGAGGTTCGGCTGCCGGTAACACCGGTTGAGCAATTTCGACGGGAACTTCGCGTGTCGTGGTTTCAGGTTTGGCGCAACCACCTAGCAAAATAAACACACTCAAAAGGACACTCAGACGCAAAAATATCGCATAGCTTTGTTTAGCTGACATGGCGTTCTCCTTTGTAGAAAGTGAGGGCGGGTGGCGAAGCATCCCCGATGCATGCCGTTCGAGGATGCTTCGGTTATAGCTGATCATTATGCATTCAACCG comes from Acidobacteriota bacterium and encodes:
- a CDS encoding bifunctional homocysteine S-methyltransferase/methylenetetrahydrofolate reductase, coding for MKDFRKAVTDDRVYVFDGAMGTMIYSRGVYINKCYDELNVAQPDLILGIHREYIKAGADIIETNTFGATRVKLRHYGLEDKIRDINLAGVRLAREAAGERAFVAGAIGPLGIRIEPYGATSNEEAQELFREQASALLEGGVDLFILETFSDIAEIQQAIKAVRSLCDLPIVAQMTIQNDGNTSYGTSPELFTQRLDEWGADVIGLNCSVGPHAMLDALEKMREVTDRKLSAQPNGGLPRQYEGRLMYMASPDYMAKYAKRLIQSGAKFIGGCCGTTPKHIKEIANAVAAMSPGRTTVHVLSHDDKPADVKVTPRAEKSQFARSICQGKFVTSVEIVPPKGSDPSKMLESVKLLKDAGVSAVNVPDGPRAQSRMGALAVSTLIEQRVGMEAVVHYCCRDRNLLGMTSDLLGAAGLGLKNLLIITGDPPKMGPYPEATAVFDIDSIGLVNMVNRLNHGLDIGGNPIGSPTSFFMGVGVNPCAVDLEYELRRFEWKVEAGAEFAITQPTFDVEQLKNFLKRIEHCRIPVIAGIWPLVSYRNAEFLANEVPGVVVPEAILKRMAKVTDKDAAREEGLAIARETLTEVRDLVQGVQVSAPFGNVKYALDVFSVL